From the genome of Lutzomyia longipalpis isolate SR_M1_2022 chromosome 2, ASM2433408v1, one region includes:
- the LOC129791078 gene encoding neuropathy target esterase sws isoform X1, with translation MNVFSVFKSSPSAEEDTEVADTTYYVVFSECVKDSVFWTVGAFAFTVLMICLYRWRKWHVESLEKIAAKALWMSGYENTPYRFRKRDKVMFYGRRMLRKMKSLSDQAYSGQGRKRRAVMRFAKRILQMQKDNMPMQLKVLEPPAEFLEESHEGSLGMPPDVLYMLQSIRIFGHFEKPVFFRLCKFTEVISLQSGEYLFKIGDTDDSVYVVQTGSVNVSINNADGTTMSLKIIRKGESVTSLLSFIDVLAGSPSIYKTVTARAMEPTQVIRLPMYAFKDVFSESPDLLVRVVQVIMVRLERVTFTALRNYLGLHAELVYHAPKASKKPEKMKNSPGHRRTNSTYLEEVMALYGHSGDRPDMLADLATTECATGSCARKLSSTKMCDEKSIHYVYALDSFTRELGLPDEDKHLLEGAMEVREYQPGDTIIREGDNTDDVSLLFLLSGSLQVYQFRYTYSNNGNIKQENTEVHVLSIHPGEFDGGLAVITGEASLYTIRAKHFSRVAMLSRSTVYNIMRERPTIVLDIANMVVRKLSPLVRQCDFALDWMFLESGRAVFRQDEQSDSTYIVLSGRVRSVATHANGKKEIVGEYGKGDLVGLVEMITDTTRTTTAMAVRDSELAKLPQGLFNAIKLRHPMVVTQLFGLLSHRLLGSVQGRHSSRMAPQTVEPTHIKHKYSTVAIVPVNEDVPLSAFTYELYHSLCAIGPTLRLTSDVVRKTLGANILDSANEYRLTSWLAQQEDRNMIALYQCDNIVSPWTQRCWRQADVILIVGVGDHGPGVGSMEREIDRLMLRTQKELVILHPDNSTTKPTNTVQWLNMRSWVMKHHHIQCKKRMFTRKSQYRINELYSKVLLTEPNLHSDFSRLARWLTGNSVGLVLGGGGARGAAHVGMLKAIQEAGIPIDMVGGVSIGAFMGALWCSEKNITTVTQKAREWSKKMTQWGRQLLDLTYPITSMFSGRDFNKTIRDTFGEIYIEDLWIPYFTLTTDITASCARVHTHGCLWRYCRASMSVAGIYPPFCDYTDGHLLLDGCYVNNVPADVLRAQGAAHIIAIDVGSQDETNLTDYGDYLSGWWLIYKKFNPFTTPVKVPNLPDIQSRLAYVSCVRQLEEVKNSDYCEYIRPPIDQYKTLAFGQFDTIKDVGFAHGKQVFENMAKSGRISFFNQWSLKDGGVPKATPHSLNEYTFTDLAQIVCRVPETYTENQYSSTDEDVYFDGYISEPSSLYPMGQPLKLKRTGGSLSLSENEMDSDELEVPTLLQLSGKTKERLESQEFEKKKATEENPQIPTNSTTSQ, from the exons ATGAATGTATTTAGTGTGTTCAAGTCCAGCCCCAGTGCGGAGGAGGATACTGAGGTGGCTGATACCACGTATTACGTCGTATTTTCGGAATGTGTCAAGGACAGT GTCTTCTGGACAGTTGGGGCCTTTGCCTTTACCGTGCTCATGATTTGCCTCTATCGGTGGCGCAAATGGCACGTGGAATCCCTGGAGAAGATTGCCGCGAAGGCTCTCTGGATGTCTGGCTACGAGAACACGCCCTATCGCTTCCGGAAGCGAGATAAGGTGATGTTCTACGGTCGGAGGATGTTGCGAAAGATGAAATCGCTATCGGATCAGGCCTACAGTGGGCAGGGACGGAAGCGGAGGGCTGTAATGAGATTTGCAAAACGCATCTTGCAAATGCAGAAAGATAACATGCCGATGCAGCTGAAAGTCCTGGAACCACCTGCTGAGTTTCTCGAGGAGAGTCACGAAGGGAGTTTGGGAATGCCTCCGGATGTTCTGTACATGCTGCAGAGTATCCGGATCTTTGGGCACTTTGAGAAGCCCGTCTTCTTTCGACTCTGCAAATTCACGGAGGTTATCAGTCTCCAGTCTGGGGAGTACTTGTTCAAGATTGGAGACACCGATGACAGTGTGTACGTTGTACAGACGGGTAGTGTTAATGTTTCCATTAATAATGCCGATGGGACCACAATGTCACTCAAAATCATCCGGAAGGGTGAATCTGTGACCTCCCTGCTGAGCTTTATTGACGTCCTGGCGGGATCACCGAGTATCTACAAAACTGTCACAGCTAGAGCGATGGAACCCACGCAGGTGATCCGCCTGCCAATGTACGCCTTCAAGGATGTCTTCTCTGAGAGTCCAGACCTTCTAGTCAGAGTTGTTCAGGTCATTATGGTTCGCCTGGAGCGTGTAACCTTCACTGCATTGAGGAACTACCTTGGGCTACATGCTGAGTTAGTTTATCACGCTCCGAAAGCTTCAAAGAAACcggaaaagatgaaaaattctccTGGTCACAGACGCACAAACTCCACTTACTTGGAAGAAGTTATGGCCCTCTATGGGCATTCAGGGGATCGTCCGGATATGCTTGCTGATCTGGCAACGACTGAATGTGCCACAGGATCGTGTGCGAGGAAGCTTTCGAGCACAAAGATGTGCGATGAGAAGTCCATTCACTATGTCTACGCTTTGGACAGCTTTACGCGGGAATTGGGGCTTCCGGATGAGGATAAGCATCTTCTGGAGGGAGCTATGGAAGTACGGGAGTATCAACCAGGAGATACAATTATCCGGGAGGGAGACAACACAGATGACGTCTCATTGCTCTTCCTCCTGAGCGGAAGTTTGCAGGTCTATCAGTTCCGGTACACGTACTCCAACAATGGGAACATTAAGCAGGAGAATACCGAAGTTCACGTACTCTCCATCCATCCAGGAGAATTCGATGGAGGACTGGCTGTCATCACGGGCGAGGCGAGTCTCTACACCATTCGTGCCAAGCACTTTTCCCGCGTGGCTATGCTAAGTCGTTCTACTGTGTACAACATCATGCGTGAACGTCCCACAATTGTCCTGGACATTGCCAATATGGTAGTACGGAAGCTATCTCCGTTGGTGCGGCAATGCGACTTTGCACTCGATTGGATGTTCCTCGAATCCGGGAGAGCTGTCTTCCGGCAGGATGAGCAGAGCGATAGCACCTACATTGTCCTCAGTGGACGCGTGCGATCGGTAGCAACACACGCAAATGGGAAGAAGGAAATTGTCGGGGAATACGGGAAAGGAGATCTCGTTGGACTCGTGGAGATGATCACCGATACAACGCGCACAACCACAGCAATGGCCGTGAGAGATTCGGAGCTAGCTAAATTGCCACAGGGACTCTTCAATGCGATCAAACTTCGTCATCCGATGGTGGTGACGCAGCTCTTTGGGCTACTAAGTCATCGACTTTTGGGCTCAGTGCAGGGAAGGCATTCCTCGAGGATGGCACCGCAGACAGTTGAACCAACGCACATTAAGCACAAATACTCAACAGTTGCCATCGTGCCGGTCAATGAGGATGTTCCCTTGTCTGCCTTCACGTACGAACTGTATCACTCCCTGTGCGCCATTGGACCCACGCTGAGGCTCACATCGGACGTTGTGAGGAAGACTCTGGGGGCAAATATCCTCGACAGTGCCAATGAGTACCGATTGACGAGTTGGTTGGCTCAGCAGGAGGATCGCAATATGATTGCCCTCTATCAGTGCGACAACATCGTCTCCCCGTGGACACAGCGATGTTGGCGCCAGGCGGATGTTATTCTTATTGTGGGTGTGGGAGATCACGGTCCTGGGGTGGGGAGCATGGAGAGGGAGATTGATCGATTGATGCTGCGAACGCAGAAGGAGCTGGTCATCCTGCATCCTGACAATTCGACCACAAAGCCCACAAACACAGTCCAGTGGCTAAACATGCGATCCTGGGTGATGAAGCATCATCACATTCAGTGCAAGAAGAGGATGTTTACCAGGAAGAGTCAGTACAGAATT aatGAATTGTACAGCAAAGTGCTGTTGACTGAGCCAAATCTCCATTCGGATTTCTCTCGTCTGGCACGTTGGTTGACGGGGAATTCAGTGGGACTCGTGCTGGGCGGTGGTGGAGCTCGAGGGGCAGCTCACGTTGGTATGCTGAAAGCCATCCAAGAAGCTGGAATTCCCATCGATATGGTCGGTGGGGTGAGCATAGGAGCCTTCATGGGGGCACTCTGGTGCTCCGAGAAGAATATCACGACTGTAACGCAGAAAGCTAGAGAGTGGTCCAAG AAAATGACGCAGTGGGGTCGGCAGCTCCTTGATCTGACCTACCCTATAACGTCAATGTTTTCCGGACGGGACTTCAACAAAACAATCCGGGATACTTTTGGGGAGATTTACATTGAGGATTTGTGGATCCCCTACTTCACCCTCACGACAGACATCACGGCTAGCTGTGCTAGAGTCCATACACACG GATGTCTTTGGAGATATTGTCGTGCGAGTATGAGTGTCGCGGGAATTTATCCACCTTTCTGTGATTACACCGATGGTCATCTTCTGCTTGATGGCTGTTATGTAAATAATGTGCCAG CTGATGTTCTGAGGGCTCAGGGAGCTGCCCACATAATTGCCATCGACGTGGGGAGTCAGGATGAGACGAATTTGACGGACTATGGCGACTACTTGTCTGGCTGGTGGCTCATCTATAAGAAATTCAATCCCTTCACAACTCCCGTGAAGGTGCCCAATCTACCGGACATCCAGTCACGCCTGGCGTACGTTTCGTGCGTGCGGCAGTTGGAGGAGGTGAAGAACAGCGACTACTGCGAGTACATCCGTCCGCCCATTGATCAGTACAAGACACTGGCATTTGGGCAGTTTGATACGATTAAAGATGTGGGTTTTGCCCATGGGAAGCAGGTGTTTGAAAATATGGCCAAATCCGGGAGGATTTCGTTCTTCAATCAGTGGTCCCTCAAAGATGGGGGAGTTCCCAAGGCCACCCCACATTCCCTCAATGAGTACACCTTTACGGATCTCGCACAGATTGTCTGCCGTGTCCCAGAGACATACACGGAGAATCAGTACTCATCCACGGATGAGGATGTCTACTTTGACGGCTACATCTCAGAACCATCGAGCCTCTACCCAATGGGGCAGCCACTGAAGCTCAAACGCACGGGAGGCTCTCTCTCATTGTCTGAGAATGAGATGGATTCCGATGAACTGGAAGTGCCGACACTGCTGCAGCTCAGCGGAAAGACCAAAGAGCGACTCGAGTCGCAGGagtttgaaaagaagaaagccACAGAGGAGAACCCCCAAATCCCAACCAATTCCACCACAtcccaataa